A genome region from Cucumis sativus cultivar 9930 chromosome 4, Cucumber_9930_V3, whole genome shotgun sequence includes the following:
- the LOC101208661 gene encoding uncharacterized protein LOC101208661 isoform X1 → MGTSLLSVPAPFFHSSHRSRFTTSFPFSSSRPSPFLSSSSSSSSSSSVVDEELNSSSPDQLSLQSESDPDDSSFRGCKACGKEEIERGCNGEGRMQGGIATVPGFGWWPIKAYRPCPGFVASGGRYKRRGQSMDEVTSGGGRTDASASVGRKDSSRKWTYAEN, encoded by the exons ATGGGAACTTCTCTTCTCTCAGTTCCTGCCCCATTCTTCCACTCCTCCCATCGTTCCCGATTCACCACTTCATTCCCATTTTCATCATCTAGACCCAGCcccttcctctcttcttcctcctcctcctcttcttcatcttcgGTTGTTGATGAAGAACTCAATTCTTCTTCCCCAGATCAACTCTCTCTTCAATCTGAATCTGACCCAGATGATTCTTCCTTCAG AGGATGTAAGGCTTGtggaaaggaagaaattgagaGGGGATGCAATGGTGAGGGAAGGATGCAAGGTGGAATTGCAACAGTCCCTGGTTTTGGTTGGTGGCCTATAAAGGCATACAGGCCTTGTCCTGGATTTGTAGCATCAGGTGGCAGATACAAGCGGCGTGGACAAAGCATGGACGAGGTTACATCTGGAGGAGGGAGGACCGATGCCTCTGCTAGTGTTGGTAGAAAGGACTCGTCGAG
- the LOC101208661 gene encoding uncharacterized protein LOC101208661 isoform X2 yields MGTSLLSVPAPFFHSSHRSRFTTSFPFSSSRPSPFLSSSSSSSSSSSVVDEELNSSSPDQLSLQSESDPDDSSFRGCKACGKEEIERGCNGEGRMQGGIATVPGFGWWPIKAYRPCPGFVASGGRYKRRGQSMDEVTSGGGRTDASASVGRKDSSSKK; encoded by the exons ATGGGAACTTCTCTTCTCTCAGTTCCTGCCCCATTCTTCCACTCCTCCCATCGTTCCCGATTCACCACTTCATTCCCATTTTCATCATCTAGACCCAGCcccttcctctcttcttcctcctcctcctcttcttcatcttcgGTTGTTGATGAAGAACTCAATTCTTCTTCCCCAGATCAACTCTCTCTTCAATCTGAATCTGACCCAGATGATTCTTCCTTCAG AGGATGTAAGGCTTGtggaaaggaagaaattgagaGGGGATGCAATGGTGAGGGAAGGATGCAAGGTGGAATTGCAACAGTCCCTGGTTTTGGTTGGTGGCCTATAAAGGCATACAGGCCTTGTCCTGGATTTGTAGCATCAGGTGGCAGATACAAGCGGCGTGGACAAAGCATGGACGAGGTTACATCTGGAGGAGGGAGGACCGATGCCTCTGCTAGTGTTGGTAGAAAGGACTCGTCGAG